From a region of the Triticum aestivum cultivar Chinese Spring chromosome 7D, IWGSC CS RefSeq v2.1, whole genome shotgun sequence genome:
- the LOC123169864 gene encoding uncharacterized protein, with amino-acid sequence MEQFHDGHHVRLRSSQLGTYLHADDNGIGVSLHHGRASMNAAWAVHLHHDETWEDDYLLLYRAAYGRYLAATDAPAPGGGRRVVQRKYDHPEFEAMFWYAALSESGDEVCLHHFHGGSLRANTRYPYPRWNIGVSVHDTGNVTTTMHWVVEHIPAREGMPPLPVPFAAAMWEWRLIHYVWPNVVDRGSFWFRGRSVYHLRDELARRLAIDASDLVMCFHTYAAWLTPLLVDLPRNHQPVVIEVVIAGTPVHATLRYPDVDAE; translated from the exons ATGGAGCAGTTCCATGACGGCCACCACGTGCGGCTGCGCAGCAGCCAGCTCGGCACGTACCTGCACGCCGACGACAACGGGATTGGCGTCTCACTCCACCACGGCCGGGCGTCGATGAACGCCGCGTGGGCGGTGCACTTGCACCATGACGAGACGTGGGAGGATGACTATCTTCTCCTCTACCGCGCCGCCTACGGGCGCTACCTCGCCGCCACGGACGcgccggcgccgggcggcggcCGCCGCGTCGTGCAGCGCAAGTACGACCATCCGGAGTTCGAGGCAATGTTTTGGTATGCCGCCCTGTCAGAATCCGGGGACGAAGTCTGCCTCCACCACTTCCACGGCGGCAGCCTCCGCGCCAACACGAGGTACCCGTACCCCCGCTGGAACATCGGCGTCAGCGTCCACGACACCGGAAACGTCACCACGACGATGCACTGGGTCGTGGAGCACATCCCCGCCAGGGAGGGCATGCCTCCCCTTCCA GttcccttcgccgccgccatgtgggAGTGGCGGCTGATCCACTACGTGTGGCCGAACGTCGTCGACCGCGGCTCATTCTGGTTTAGGGGGAGGTCCGTGTACCACCTGAGGGACGAGCTGGCCAGGCGGCTGGCCATCGACGCCTCCGACCTCGTCATGTGCTTCCACACATATGCTGCCTGGCTTACCCCACTCCTCGTCGACCTGCCGAGAAACCACCAGCCCGTCGTCATCGAAGTCGTCATCGCGGGGACGCCTG TCCATGCGACGCTGCGGTACCCGGATGTCGACGCAGAGTAG